From Actinomyces procaprae:
CGAGGGCTACTGTCCGAATGCTTTCAACAACACCAGGCAGTCGGCCATGAGCTTCAAGCCCACGTCGGTCACGGCGGCGGACGTCGGTGACGTGTTTCTTGTGGGAACGCTGCGCCACGACAATGTCAACATCGACCCTGTGGACACAACCACCAAGTCCTATTACGGCAGTCTGCAGATCACCACTGCGGGTGAGGAGATTCAGACCAACTTCCCCTTCCGCGAGTGGGATACGCCGAACTACTGTGCGACCATGTTGGGCCCGGATGGCAATGCCATTGTCGGTGCAGACGGGCCGTCCGAGTATGCTTGGAACAGCAGTGGTACCGCCGTCGGGCGCATAGGAACCTCCGCCGGCGACGGCAGCACGTACAACTACGCCTGGTACTACGGCAGGTTGCAGCGGTTCGACTCGACCCTGAGGGTGGCCTCGGGGCCGAATGGAATTACCTGTGCGCATGACGTCCTGGAGATCGCCTCCGACCGCTCCGACACCTCCTGGACCGACCCGAGCACCGGCATCTCCTACAAGCTGCGCCTGTGGGGCTTTGTCAACAATGGGGAAAACGGGACCTGCACGGTCACTCCCGAGATGGCCACCGCCGATCTGGAGAGCACCTTCATCACTCCTGAGGGCAGGACCAGCTACGGCTGCCTCTACGGCTCGCTGGAGCAGGTCCGTCCGGTGACCTTCACCAAGGTGGTCGAGACCGATGATTCCCTCCAGGCCACCACACCGATCCCCACCTTCAGCTACTCCAACGTCTCCGCCGAGGGCAGCTACGGGGCCGAGAAGTGGGGCACCCCCGCTTCGCTGACCCCCACCGGCTGGGGCAGTGCCGGCGCCGTCTCCGACCCCACCACCTATGAACTGCTGGCCCCCAATGACGCTGCGGTCGTACAGGAGAATGCGCTGACTCCGGCGCTGACGGACACCACCTCCGGATGGACCCTCGGCGGTGTCACCTGCACCTACAAGAGCGGCGGCCAGGAGCATCCGCTGATGCGCCGCGACGGCCAACGGATGGACACCTCCGACTCGGTCGACCTGGACAACCGCACCATCCGCCTGGACCAGGCCGAGCTGGCCACCTCCTACGAGGAGGCCGCAATCAACTGCACCTGGCACAACCAGTACGTGGCCCACTCCAGGCTGACCCTGGTCAACACCGTCGGCGAGGGCGACGCCCAGGCCACCGACTGGACCCTGACCGCCACGCCGGTCTCCGGACTGTCGGGCCAGAACACCCTCAGCGGCGTCACGGGCGACCCGGCCGTTACCGCGGTCACGACCGGGTCGGGCGCCTATGAGCTGTCCACCTCCGAGGTGGACGGATACGCCGTCGACTCCTGGTCCTGTGTGCACACCGGTACGTCCACCGCGGTGACCATGAACAGCGACACCCAGGTGGTGCTGCCCGCCGACGCCGACGTCACCTGCACCGCCACGCAGAAACTCGCCAATAAGACGATCTCCTTCGCTAAGGCGCTGGCCGGCGCCACCGACGGCACCGACCTCGACTCCTACCAGCTGAGCTACACCTGCACGAAGGAGGGCAAGCCCGACGTCACCGGCACGGCCACCGTCAACAGCGACGGGACTGTTGTTGCCGGGCCGTCCGTCCCTGTGGGCGCCTCCTGCACCGTCACGGAGCAGGCCCCGCAGGCCGCGGACCTGAGCTCGTCCGACTCCGGCTCCTTCAGCTGGGGAAGCCCCGCGGACTATGCGGTCACCGTGGGCGAGACCCCGGTGAGCACGACGCCCAGCGGCGACGGGATCTCCTTCACCGTGCCCGCGGGCCAGGGTGACCTGGTGGTCACCGTCACCAACCAGATTCTCCCCCACGCCGGTGTCACCAAGACCTTCGACTCCGTGACCGCGGCCGACGCCCTGGACGGTCACGCCACCTTCGACCAGACCTACACCGTCACGGTCACCAACCCCTCCCGCATCCTCCCGCTGCGTTACTCACTGGAAGATGTGGTCACCGTGCCCGCGAGCACCACCGTCAACTCCATCACGGTCAGTGGTGGCCCGCTTGCGAGCCCACAGCTACTCCCCGAGGGGCAGACCACCTACACGGCCGACGACGTGACCCTGGATGCGGGGGCACGACACGTATACACGGTGACCGTCAACGTCACCGCGCCTGATGCCGGTCTCGGCGGCCCCGACGGCGCCTGCACGGCGCAGGATGCTACCGATGGCAAAGCGGTGCACAATGCCGTGCAAGTCACTTCTCGCGGCGTCGCCAAGGTCGCTGAGGCTTGCGGCACGGTGCCCGCGAACCCGCGCTTCTCGGTGAGTAAGCAGGCCGGTGAGGTGGTTCGCAACAGTGCCGACGGCACCTTCACCGCCGGTTATACCGTGACGGTCACCAACACCTCCCATGCCGCCTCTACGATCATCAGCGACGTCACCGACGTCCCGGATCTGCCCGCGGGCGCGCGCATCAGCGGCGTCGAAGTGCTGGAGAACGGTGCCGAGGCCTCCGGCGTGACCATCCCGGCGATCGTCGACGGCGCCCTGAACGGCCCGGTGGTCCTGGCAGCCGCCGGAACCGGCCCCGAACTTGCCGCTGCGCCCGAGGGATCCGACGTTGGCGGTACGCGCAGTTTCACAGTCCGCATCACCTTCACGGTGGACCCCACGGTCTCCGGGTACGACGCCGCCGAATACCAGTGCGGCGGTACCCGGGCCGACGGCCACCCGTCAGGACTGGTCAACACAGTGGCCATGGACGGCGACACCTCCGGCGAGGACGACAACACGGCCTGCATTTCCACTCAGTCCGTACTGAAGTTCTCCAAGACGGTTGCCGCGCAGCCCGGAAGCGGCTCCTCCTTCGACGTCGCCTACGACATCAGCGTCGTCAACGAGGGCGCGCTGCCCGGTTCGACCGGCACCGTCACGGACCAGCCCGCATTCGCCCCCGGCCTGAACATCACCGGTGCGACGGTTTCCCGCGACGGCGGCGCCGCGCAGGCGATCACAGCGGACGGATCGGGTGCTTACGTCCTCGCCGACGGTGAGACCATCGGTTCCGGGCAGACGATGACCTGGAGGCTCACCCTGTCAGTTGCGATCGATCCCGCGGCAGCCGGATATGACGAAGCGCTGCTTGCGTGCTCCA
This genomic window contains:
- a CDS encoding DUF5979 domain-containing protein, with the protein product MPLSHVFHRTRAVAHRLVAAAVVGVFALATLLTAPPLLVAPEAEAAGVTLTVGLGETTAQISNVKVYDTDATVNHQGQTLTQEEYARRIACLHYGPQDNNYNTGVVAGSSGQWAGFSYGFDEGYCPNAFNNTRQSAMSFKPTSVTAADVGDVFLVGTLRHDNVNIDPVDTTTKSYYGSLQITTAGEEIQTNFPFREWDTPNYCATMLGPDGNAIVGADGPSEYAWNSSGTAVGRIGTSAGDGSTYNYAWYYGRLQRFDSTLRVASGPNGITCAHDVLEIASDRSDTSWTDPSTGISYKLRLWGFVNNGENGTCTVTPEMATADLESTFITPEGRTSYGCLYGSLEQVRPVTFTKVVETDDSLQATTPIPTFSYSNVSAEGSYGAEKWGTPASLTPTGWGSAGAVSDPTTYELLAPNDAAVVQENALTPALTDTTSGWTLGGVTCTYKSGGQEHPLMRRDGQRMDTSDSVDLDNRTIRLDQAELATSYEEAAINCTWHNQYVAHSRLTLVNTVGEGDAQATDWTLTATPVSGLSGQNTLSGVTGDPAVTAVTTGSGAYELSTSEVDGYAVDSWSCVHTGTSTAVTMNSDTQVVLPADADVTCTATQKLANKTISFAKALAGATDGTDLDSYQLSYTCTKEGKPDVTGTATVNSDGTVVAGPSVPVGASCTVTEQAPQAADLSSSDSGSFSWGSPADYAVTVGETPVSTTPSGDGISFTVPAGQGDLVVTVTNQILPHAGVTKTFDSVTAADALDGHATFDQTYTVTVTNPSRILPLRYSLEDVVTVPASTTVNSITVSGGPLASPQLLPEGQTTYTADDVTLDAGARHVYTVTVNVTAPDAGLGGPDGACTAQDATDGKAVHNAVQVTSRGVAKVAEACGTVPANPRFSVSKQAGEVVRNSADGTFTAGYTVTVTNTSHAASTIISDVTDVPDLPAGARISGVEVLENGAEASGVTIPAIVDGALNGPVVLAAAGTGPELAAAPEGSDVGGTRSFTVRITFTVDPTVSGYDAAEYQCGGTRADGHPSGLVNTVAMDGDTSGEDDNTACISTQSVLKFSKTVAAQPGSGSSFDVAYDISVVNEGALPGSTGTVTDQPAFAPGLNITGATVSRDGGAAQAITADGSGAYVLADGETIGSGQTMTWRLTLSVAIDPAAAGYDEALLACSTGADGLLDSGHGLYNAAIPPSDVDQATEPDHNVACASVSPDAGKRTLSVVKTGSQGNLDGAAFSIYPVDPSTSGATAIADGVVPSGETGVFTTALLPINHEYWLLETRAPAGHQLLANPVHIRITDTGITVLNDSELGVSTAVVSQSAGTGADDVLTIRDLEAARLPNAGGNGLMPNVVAAIALLAAAAGIAWRKHYGMRLA